From Maniola hyperantus chromosome 21, iAphHyp1.2, whole genome shotgun sequence, the proteins below share one genomic window:
- the LOC117992363 gene encoding protein phosphatase methylesterase 1-like, producing the protein MSSLQKTIMKNKLPPRIPRTSKLAPFGGARRKDYSPISWKNYFEKYVDVEIVAGVFRVYLSPEPDHPERPRIVTLHGGGYSGLSWALFTEEITSLIHCQVVSMDIRGHGETQAQDCDDLSIDTLVSDVGSVLLKLFGEQMPPLILLGHSMGGAIAVRASHLPALEPYVQGVVVIDVVEGTAMEALASMQSFLRSRPTHFKSIEHAVEWCVRSGQVRNVESARVSMPSQIVNCTTDELATKEIEDYKSAPPSPLLPTSHGVRDDVIAEESDEGDADMREGGGEGVVQGAEGDAPHFVMPSPVEGGGLRYRWRVDLSRSERHWSGWFLGLSAAFLSTRAPRLLLLASIEGLDRALTVGQMQGKFQMQVLTRCGHAVHEDSPAEVARVLAAFALRHRLTAPTARGEQLQLICAPGC; encoded by the exons ATGTCGTCGTTACAGAAGACTATAATGAAGAACAAACTTCCACCCAGAATCCCCAGGACATCTAA ACTGGCTCCATTTGGTGGCGCTCGGCGGAAGGATTACTCCCCGATATCCTGGAAGAACTACTTTGAAAAGTATGTGGATGTGGAGATAGTGGCGGGGGTGTTCCGGGTGTACCTGTCTCCAGAGCCTGACCATCCGGAGCGGCCGAGGATAGTCACCCTGCACGGCGGGGGGTACTCGGGGCTGAGCTGGGCTTTGTTCACA GAGGAGATAACAAGCCTCATTCACTGCCAGGTGGTGTCCATGGACATCCGGGGCCACGGGGAGACTCAGGCTCAGGACTGTGACGATCTCAGCATTGACACTTTAGTCAG TGACGTGGGGTCGGTGCTGCTGAAGCTGTTTGGTGAGCAGATGCCTCCGCTCATCCTGCTGGGGCACTCCATGGGCGGCGCCATCGCCGTGCGCGCCTCGCACCTGCCGGCCCTGGAGCCCTACGTGCAGGGGGTGGTGGTCATTGATGTTGTGGAAG gaacAGCAATGGAAGCCCTGGCCAGCATGCAAAGCTTCCTGCGCAGCCGCCCCACGCACTTCAAGAGCATAGAGCACGCCGTGGAGTGGTG TGTGCGCAGCGGGCAGGTGCGGAACGTGGAGTCGGCGCGGGTGTCCATGCCCAGTCAGATTGTCAA TTGCACAACGGACGAGCTCGCCACCAAGGAAATAGAAGACTACAAGAGCGCGCCCCCCTCCCCCCTGCTGCCCACCTCGCACGGCGTGCGCGATGACGTCATCGCCGAGGAGAGTGACGAGGGGGACGCGGACATGCGCGAGGGGGGCGGAGAGGGGGTGGTGCAGGGCGCCGAGGGGGACGCGCCGCACTTTGTGATGCCCTCGCCGGTGGAGGGGGGCGGCTTGAG GTATCGTTGGCGCGTAGACCTGTCCCGTTCGGAACGTCACTGGTCGGGCTGGTTCCTGGGACTATCGGCCGCCTTTCTGTCCACCCGGGCCCCCCGGCTCCTGCTGCTGGCCTCCATCGAGGGCCTGGACCGAGCGCTCACCGTGGGACAGATGCAAG GCAAGTTCCAGATGCAAGTGCTGACGAGGTGCGGCCACGCCGTGCACGAGGACTCCCCCGCCGAG GTGGCGCGAGTGCTGGCGGCCTTCGCGCTGCGCCACCGCCTCACGGCGCCCACGGCGCGCGGGGAGCAGCTGCAGCTGATCTGCGCGCCCGGCTGCTGA
- the LOC117992367 gene encoding calcium uptake protein 3, mitochondrial-like → MTPQDFLESVVEQEPRPRLKRRILTAKEIEQLRDQVPPLKKGSPQMFRNMRDKGIISYTEYLFLLSILTKPTSGFQIAFNMFDTDGNQRVDKNEFLVIQRLLGGSLKERKDLDANSEKALLALVSANTLRDRLEHAQTKKKPPQPSTMEKIFSYAWRGKRGLTDEPQGGKPQDHLVDDQGLQRRHNVDTLLQVHFFGKKGTNDLKFEGFRQFMENLQTEVLELEFHEFSKGHETISEVDFAKILLRYTYLDTDEYDMYLDRLLDRVHDERGITFEEFKTFCQFLNNLEDFTIAMRMYTLADHPISKDEFHRAVRICTGQAQSHHVVKTVFAIFDADGDGLLSYKEFIAIMKDRLHRGFKSYAKNEGWEAFKSCVKQEMKSSV, encoded by the exons ATGACGCCGCAGGACTTCCTCGAGTCCGTCGTCGAGCAGGAGCCCAGAC CTCGCCTAAAGCGCCGCATCCTGACCGCCAAAGAGATCGAACAGCTCCGCGACCAGGTGCCGCCACTCAAGAAGGGCTCGCCGCAGATGTTTCGCAATATGAGGGACAAAG GAATCATCTCTTACACAGAGTATCTGTTTCTTCTTTCAATTTTAACGA AACCGACTTCAGGCTTCCAAATCGCTTTCAACATGTTCGACACGGACGGCAACCAAAGAGTAGATAAAAACGAATTTCTAGTC ATCCAGCGTTTGCTCGGCGGCTCACTGAAGGAGCGCAAAGACCTCGACGCTAACAGCGAGAAAGCA CTGCTTGCCTTAGTGTCGGCCAACACGCTGCGGGACAGGCTCGAGCACGCTCAGACAAAGAAGAAGCCTCCACAGCCGTCCACA ATGGAGAAGATCTTCAGCTACGCGTGGAGAGGCAAGCGCGGGCTGACGGACGAGCCGCAGGGCGGGAAGCCTCAGGACCACCTCGTCGACGACCAGGGCTTGCAGAGGAGACACAATGTGGATACATTGTTGCAG GTACACTTTTTCGGTAAGAAAGGCACAAACGACCTGAAGTTCGAAGGCTTTCGGCAGTTCATGGAAAACTTGCAGACTGAAGTTTTGGAGTTGGAGTTCCATGAATTTTCTAAAG GACATGAGACCATATCCGAAGTGGATTTCGCGAAGATCCTGCTCCGTTACACATATTTGGACACGGACGAGTACGACATGTACCTGGACCGGCTCCTGGACCGAGTCCACGACGAGAGGGGCATCACCTTTGAGGAGTTCAAGACCTTCTGCCAGTTCCTCAACAACCTGGAGGACTTCACCATCGCCATGAGGATGTATACTCTCGCTGATCATCCCATATCCAAAG ACGAGTTCCACCGCGCGGTGCGCATCTGCACGGGGCAGGCGCAGTCCCACCACGTGGTGAAGACCGTGTTCGCCATCTTCGACGCGGACGGCGACGGCTTGCTGAGCTACAAGGAGTTCATCGCCATCATGAAGGATCGCCTGCACCGCGGGTTCAAG TCGTACGCCAAGAACGAGGGCTGGGAGGCGTTCAAGTCGTGCGTCAAACAAGAGATGAAGAGTTCTGTGTGA
- the LOC117992189 gene encoding zinc finger protein 345-like: protein MDFKIICRICLESSKQTFDIYTSYYVKRNILYCEMISNCTQLTPVEEDGLPRLICKDCSRQLKRCYAFNVQCTESDHTLRHYLETVIPKAEREGVEVKSEELDQQLELMLKENKVFDDGVKSEPENASEAVDGCWDADDDNMALGEIKLNKTLSESNHNSNTDDKLWESGKEFDDLLSEHNTSNKNVNVLVNGEGPGLPKKRGRRRKEYVLDECQLPDSKMPSQCDVCGKIISTKSNLKAHKICHTDSRPYKCDQCPATFKLLDECQLPDSKMPSQCDVCGKIISTKSNLKAHKICHTDSRPYKCDQCPATFKGHSALFQHKRVHSGETPYHCEYCSKQFSRRAGLVNHIRVHTGEKLFSCTICFKDFVQKTQLSIHMKRHKGDKTFLCQVCGKGFPIKSDLRVHQRTHNGEKPYSCHLCEKTFATSGNLSIHIRIHNKEVRYNCKECHRGFVTCSSYNVHLKRHKGQRDYLCECGKTFYTSSALKQHKVVHTGVKKYQCKICERKFSQTSHLSRHFRKDHAKPNVPLPPSDHYRLVLPDDNRTPTVFNKYPDGVKFEAS, encoded by the exons ATGGATTTCAAAATCATATGCAGAATCTGTCTTGAATCATCAAAACAAACCTTCGATATTTATACAAGTTATTATgtgaaaagaaatattttatactgTGAGATGATATCAAATTGTACACAGCTTACG CCTGTAGAAGAAGACGGGCTCCCGCGTCTCATTTGTAAAGACTGTAGCCGCCAACTGAAGCGGTGCTATGCATTCAACGTGCAATGCACAGAAAGTGATCACACGCTACGGCATTACCTAGAGACTGTCATACCCAAAGCGGAGCGGGAGGGCGTGGAGGTGAAGAGCGAGGAGCTGGATCAGCAGCTGGAGCTGATGCTGAAGGAGAACAAAGTGTTTGATGATGGTGTCAAATCAG AGCCGGAGAATGCCAGTGAGGCCGTGGACGGCTGCTGGGATGCGGACGATGACAACATGGCCCTCGGGGAAATCAAGCTCAACAAAACATTGTCAG AGTCAAATCACAACAGCAATACAGATGACAAGTTGTGGGAGTCGGGGAAAGAGTTTGATGATCTGCTAAGTGAACATAATACATCAAACAAAAATGTTAACG tGCTTGTCAATGGGGAGGGCCCCGGGCTGCCAAAGAAGAGGGGGAGGAGAAGAAAAG AATATGTGCTGGATGAATGCCAGCTGCCCGACAGCAAGATGCCGTCGCAGTGCGACGTGTGCGGCAAGATCATCAGCACCAAGAGCAACCTGAAGGCGCACAAGATCTGCCACACCGACAGCCGCCCCTACAAGTGCGACCAGTGCCCCGCTACCTTCAAGTTA CTGGATGAATGCCAGCTGCCCGACAGCAAGATGCCGTCGCAGTGCGACGTGTGCGGCAAGATCATCAGCACCAAGAGCAACCTGAAGGCGCACAAGATCTGCCACACCGACAGCCGCCCCTACAAGTGCGACCAGTGCCCCGCTACCTTCAA GGGTCACAGTGCTCTGTTCCAGCACAAGAGGGTCCATTCGGGTGAGACGCCGTACCACTGCGAGTACTGCTCCAAGCAGTTCAGCCGGCGGGCGGGGCTCGTCAACCACATCCGAGTTCACACCG GGGAGAAGTTGTTCAGTTGCACGATTTGCTTCAAGGACTTCGTGCAAAAGACGCAACTGTCCATACACATGAAGAGGCACAAGGGGGATAAGACCTTCCTGTGCCAGGTCTGCGGAAAAG GGTTCCCCATAAAGTCGGACTTGCGAGTCCACCAACGAACTCACAACGGGGAGAAGCCCTACTCGTGCCACCTGTGCGAGAAGACCTTCGCCACCTCCGGGAACCTCTCCATTCACATCCGGATACACAATAAAGAAGTCAG ATACAACTGCAAAGAATGTCACCGAGGCTTCGTAACGTGCAGCTCCTACAACGTGCACCTGAAGAGGCACAAGGGGCAACGAGACTACCTGTGCGAGTGTGGCAAGACCTTCTACACCTCCTCCGCGCTCAAACAACACAAAGTG GTCCACACGGGAGTGAAGAAGTACCAGTGCAAGATCTGCGAGCGCAAATTTTCTCAAACCAGCCATCTGAGCAGACACTTCCGAAAGGACCACGCCAAGCCCAACGTCCCGCTGCCTCCTTCAGACCACTACCGCCTGGTGTTACCCGACGACAATAGAACGCCCACTGTGTTCAACAAATACCCGGACGGAGTCAAGTTTGAAGCCTCATAG